In one Staphylococcus lutrae genomic region, the following are encoded:
- a CDS encoding metallophosphoesterase: MNIGTIADLHFDRHPYLTEADYLDALVRLIEEAQLDILIIAGDISNHHTTTLDFVTQLTSLTASAIYFVPGNHDIWRHNDEKLSTSQILQLYKAHPQCLMGSPVVYNNYVITGHMGWYDYSFAADRFSYEKLRRGKHYGATWQDKVHTAFEMSDPKLSQHFANEVYHELSRYPNHSVILVTHVVTHPQFTVPMPHRIFDFFNGFIGTSDFQTLYDTFDIQYSVMGHVHFRKRVVEGKTTYLCPCLGYPREWRTDDINVEMRRALQVIKL; encoded by the coding sequence ATGAACATTGGGACGATTGCTGATCTTCATTTTGATCGGCATCCCTATTTAACCGAAGCGGATTATTTAGACGCTTTGGTGCGTCTAATTGAGGAAGCACAATTAGACATTTTAATCATTGCCGGAGATATTTCTAATCACCATACGACAACATTAGATTTTGTGACACAATTAACATCCCTGACAGCGTCGGCGATATATTTTGTACCGGGCAATCATGACATTTGGCGCCACAATGATGAAAAGTTGTCTACGTCACAAATTTTGCAGTTGTATAAGGCCCATCCTCAATGTTTAATGGGTTCGCCTGTGGTTTACAACAATTATGTGATTACCGGGCATATGGGTTGGTATGATTACAGTTTCGCTGCGGATCGATTTTCGTATGAGAAGTTGCGCCGTGGAAAACATTATGGTGCAACTTGGCAAGATAAAGTGCATACGGCATTTGAAATGAGTGATCCAAAGTTATCTCAACATTTTGCGAACGAGGTGTATCACGAACTTTCACGTTACCCAAATCATTCCGTTATTTTGGTGACGCATGTTGTGACTCATCCTCAATTTACCGTACCGATGCCGCACCGTATTTTTGATTTTTTTAACGGATTTATCGGAACGAGTGATTTTCAAACGTTGTATGACACATTTGATATTCAATATAGTGTGATGGGGCATGTCCATTTTAGAAAGCGAGTCGTAGAAGGGAAAACGACTTATCTTTGTCCGTGTTTAGGATATCCGAGAGAATGGCGGACGGATGACATCAATGTGGAAATGCGTCGTGCGTTACAGGTCATTAAGTTGTAA
- the opp4B gene encoding oligopeptide ABC transporter permease, with translation MTTLIIRRFLLMIPMLLLMSIVIFTVAKLQPGDAFTGNMDPKAGAKYYEQEREKLGLNDPLPVQYLKWGQRVVQGDLGDSIRYKRPVMDLVKERMPNTILLGVMSLVITYLIAFPLGILSGRKPYSLYDYSIQFLNYLMLAIPSFVAGVFAIYIFAFQLGLFPFSGSVAIGLEPGTFAYYVSKVYHVILPATVLGLLSTASYVQFLRNDIIENARKDYIRTARAKGLSESKIYNKHILRNSIIPIVTFFGADVLSVFGGAVITETIFSYPGIGKLLIESISGKDYPLMMALLLFFSFLGLLANLISDITYSIVDPRIKSN, from the coding sequence ATGACAACATTAATTATAAGACGTTTTTTATTGATGATTCCGATGCTTTTATTAATGTCAATTGTGATTTTTACTGTAGCCAAGTTGCAGCCAGGTGATGCATTTACAGGCAACATGGATCCTAAAGCTGGGGCGAAGTATTATGAGCAAGAACGTGAGAAATTAGGACTAAACGATCCGCTCCCTGTACAATATTTGAAATGGGGTCAACGTGTTGTACAAGGTGATTTAGGAGATTCGATTCGGTATAAACGTCCTGTAATGGATTTAGTAAAGGAACGTATGCCGAATACGATTTTACTCGGTGTGATGAGTTTAGTGATTACATATTTAATCGCTTTTCCTTTAGGGATATTGTCAGGTCGAAAGCCATATAGTCTATACGATTACAGCATTCAATTTTTGAACTACTTAATGTTAGCGATTCCGTCGTTTGTGGCCGGTGTTTTTGCCATCTATATTTTTGCATTTCAATTAGGGTTGTTCCCATTTTCAGGTTCTGTGGCCATCGGATTAGAGCCAGGGACGTTCGCCTATTATGTGAGTAAAGTGTATCATGTGATTTTACCGGCGACAGTGCTCGGTCTATTGTCTACTGCGAGCTACGTTCAATTTTTAAGAAACGATATTATTGAAAATGCGCGCAAAGACTATATTCGGACAGCCCGTGCAAAAGGTTTATCCGAATCTAAAATTTACAATAAACATATTTTAAGAAATTCAATTATTCCTATCGTGACTTTTTTTGGCGCGGATGTTCTGTCTGTCTTTGGCGGTGCAGTCATTACAGAAACGATTTTTTCTTATCCAGGAATTGGAAAGTTACTGATTGAGTCCATCAGCGGTAAAGATTATCCATTGATGATGGCGTTATTATTGTTCTTCTCTTTTTTAGGACTACTTGCAAATTTAATATCGGATATTACGTATAGCATTGTTGATCCGAGAATAAAGAGTAACTAA
- the opp4C gene encoding oligopeptide ABC transporter permease: MEKVKKLKSQSPLTIARKKFLKNKPALVATLILALIAVISFLAPLLAPYDPNLQNLVLIKGDMSAEHWLGTDSGGRDILSRLLYAGRVSLLFGFFTSIGLMTIGILIGMISGYYGGWVDTILMRFTEFVMLFPFIPFAVVLNATFSGKIENQYGSAIVLGAVLIALSWVGIARIVRGKVMQEKENEYFLAAKSIGTPVHKILFKHLFPNILSVIIVQATLVFAVQIVAEAGLSFLGFGISKSVPTWGNMLTDAQEGDILRGKPWIWMPPALVITTTILCINFIGEGLKDALNPKSKR, from the coding sequence ATGGAAAAAGTTAAAAAACTAAAAAGTCAATCGCCATTAACTATCGCACGGAAAAAATTTCTTAAAAACAAACCCGCTCTGGTTGCAACGCTGATTTTAGCATTGATTGCGGTCATTTCATTTTTAGCGCCATTGCTTGCACCGTATGATCCCAACTTACAAAACTTAGTGTTAATCAAAGGGGATATGTCAGCGGAACATTGGTTAGGGACAGATTCAGGAGGCCGTGATATTTTAAGTCGCTTATTATACGCTGGACGTGTCTCATTATTGTTTGGGTTTTTTACATCTATTGGTTTAATGACAATTGGTATTTTAATCGGTATGATTTCTGGTTATTACGGGGGCTGGGTTGATACGATTTTAATGCGTTTTACAGAATTTGTAATGCTCTTTCCATTTATTCCGTTTGCAGTGGTATTAAATGCGACATTTAGCGGCAAAATTGAAAATCAATACGGGTCAGCGATTGTATTAGGGGCCGTGTTGATCGCACTGTCTTGGGTAGGGATTGCCCGGATTGTCAGAGGGAAAGTCATGCAGGAAAAAGAGAATGAGTACTTTTTAGCAGCAAAATCAATTGGTACACCTGTGCATAAAATTTTGTTCAAACATTTATTCCCAAATATTTTAAGTGTCATCATTGTACAAGCGACTTTAGTGTTTGCGGTTCAAATTGTGGCTGAAGCGGGATTAAGTTTTCTTGGCTTCGGAATTAGTAAAAGTGTTCCAACCTGGGGGAATATGCTGACAGATGCACAAGAAGGCGATATTTTAAGAGGGAAGCCGTGGATCTGGATGCCACCTGCTTTGGTGATTACGACTACGATTTTATGTATTAACTTTATCGGAGAAGGATTAAAAGATGCGCTGAATCCTAAATCGAAGCGATGA
- the sdaAB gene encoding L-serine ammonia-lyase, iron-sulfur-dependent subunit beta has translation MARTKDFQSAFDIIGPVMMGPSSSHTAGAVKIGQAARAVLGETPETIKIDYYESFAETHQGHGTDLAIIGGLLGLSTFDSRIKHATKMAKAAGIDFDFVENAGPSLGEHPNCALIQIDYRDRHVELNGISIGGGAFKVKSIHVNHMCILMSHTPPILVIDGDCTVSEANHLINEMIAHGIDINEEIKTRRGTHCLLALHLNQPIDKAILSTIKNNRQHLNFSYIE, from the coding sequence ATGGCACGTACAAAAGATTTCCAAAGTGCTTTTGATATTATTGGTCCTGTTATGATGGGCCCTTCAAGTTCACATACAGCAGGTGCAGTGAAAATTGGACAAGCTGCACGCGCTGTCCTCGGTGAGACACCTGAGACAATTAAAATCGACTATTATGAATCATTTGCCGAAACGCATCAAGGTCACGGGACAGATTTAGCGATCATCGGTGGATTACTTGGATTGAGTACCTTTGATTCACGCATTAAACATGCTACAAAAATGGCAAAAGCAGCTGGTATTGATTTCGACTTTGTTGAAAATGCCGGCCCAAGCTTGGGTGAACATCCAAATTGTGCACTCATTCAAATCGATTATCGTGACCGACATGTTGAACTCAATGGTATTTCTATCGGAGGTGGTGCATTTAAAGTTAAAAGCATTCATGTCAACCACATGTGCATTCTCATGTCGCATACACCGCCTATTCTTGTGATTGATGGGGATTGTACTGTATCTGAAGCCAACCATCTCATTAACGAAATGATTGCTCACGGAATCGATATCAATGAGGAAATTAAAACGAGACGTGGGACGCATTGCCTACTCGCTTTACACTTGAATCAACCCATCGACAAGGCAATTTTGTCAACAATCAAGAACAATCGTCAACACTTGAATTTTTCATATATCGAATAA
- the sdaAA gene encoding L-serine ammonia-lyase, iron-sulfur-dependent, subunit alpha produces MFDTMRELITYANENETTFSEIMIQHEMATRKMTRHAVYEMMQQNLDVMREAVKKGTTGKGVKSVTGYTGQDAIKVHQYNQNHQALSGFDMLSAVEGAIATNEVNAAMGIICATPTAGSSGTIPGALLKLEASHHLSNEQMIQFLFAASMSGMMIANNASVAGATGGCQAEVGTASAIAAAAAVEIFGGTPEQSGHAIALSLSNLLGLVCDPVAGLVEIPCVMRNAIGSGNALICADLALAGVESRIPVDEVIMAMDKVGRNLPASLRETGLGGLAGTPTGEAIKAKIFGDSKPSEVFS; encoded by the coding sequence ATGTTTGATACAATGCGAGAATTAATCACTTATGCCAATGAAAATGAAACCACTTTTTCTGAAATTATGATTCAACATGAAATGGCCACGCGCAAAATGACACGTCATGCCGTCTATGAAATGATGCAACAAAATTTAGATGTCATGCGAGAGGCTGTAAAAAAAGGAACAACGGGCAAAGGCGTCAAAAGCGTTACCGGATATACAGGTCAAGATGCAATAAAAGTACATCAATACAACCAAAATCATCAAGCTTTATCTGGATTCGACATGTTATCAGCGGTAGAAGGTGCGATCGCAACAAATGAAGTGAATGCAGCGATGGGAATTATTTGTGCAACGCCTACTGCAGGCTCATCCGGCACGATTCCAGGCGCCTTGTTAAAATTAGAAGCATCACATCATTTAAGCAATGAACAAATGATTCAATTTCTATTCGCGGCTTCGATGTCCGGGATGATGATTGCCAATAATGCCTCGGTTGCAGGTGCGACAGGGGGGTGCCAAGCTGAGGTTGGTACCGCTTCAGCCATTGCTGCTGCCGCTGCTGTTGAAATTTTTGGCGGCACGCCTGAACAATCGGGTCATGCCATCGCACTAAGTTTAAGCAACTTACTCGGTCTCGTTTGCGATCCTGTCGCTGGATTAGTCGAAATTCCTTGCGTGATGCGCAATGCGATTGGCTCTGGTAACGCGTTGATTTGTGCTGATCTTGCGCTTGCTGGCGTTGAAAGTCGCATTCCGGTCGATGAAGTCATTATGGCAATGGATAAAGTAGGTCGAAACTTACCTGCTTCTTTGCGTGAAACCGGACTTGGAGGCCTTGCCGGCACACCCACTGGTGAAGCCATTAAAGCTAAAATTTTCGGTGATTCTAAACCGTCTGAAGTCTTTTCATAA
- a CDS encoding PTS sugar transporter subunit IIC: MDFILGIGTLLVVLLAMTLFLKFAPNGKVSLQALSGAACASFLPEAFLKYAIGGVFHSEYFIKLGDVAGSLSGVAVGILTCLKFGIHPVFAVLTGLVLFDFKLLPAFIAAYCISFGIQWLEKYIPEGLDLIAVILLSPALAFGIATIVSPSVTAVLKQIGTAITAVGDHNPYALALVIGAIVPVVGMTPLSSMVFTSLLGLTGIPMAIGAIGCMGSSFVNFVLFKKLKIGNSGKAFAVAVEPLTQIDTIAQYPIQLYGTNAIIGMVNGLFITYMGIMVNQPGMATPIAGPIVALGFNKLLPTLITIIVVALISIILSIFIGTFINKKHSPFNIHVPRIKQQTN, from the coding sequence ATGGATTTTATTTTAGGCATTGGGACATTACTCGTTGTGTTATTAGCAATGACTTTATTTTTGAAATTCGCCCCAAATGGTAAAGTCAGTTTACAAGCACTGTCTGGTGCGGCTTGCGCCTCATTTTTGCCAGAGGCCTTTTTAAAATATGCCATTGGTGGTGTATTTCATTCAGAATATTTTATTAAATTAGGGGATGTGGCTGGCAGCTTAAGCGGTGTTGCGGTGGGCATTCTCACTTGTTTAAAGTTCGGTATTCATCCTGTGTTTGCAGTGTTAACCGGACTTGTTTTATTTGATTTTAAACTATTACCGGCATTCATCGCCGCATATTGTATCTCATTCGGTATTCAATGGCTTGAAAAATATATTCCTGAAGGTTTGGATCTGATTGCCGTCATTTTATTATCTCCTGCACTGGCATTTGGCATTGCGACAATTGTTTCACCGAGTGTGACTGCTGTCCTTAAACAAATCGGTACCGCCATCACAGCAGTCGGTGATCACAATCCATACGCACTGGCCTTGGTCATCGGCGCAATTGTCCCAGTTGTAGGCATGACCCCATTAAGTTCAATGGTATTTACCAGTTTATTAGGACTCACGGGCATTCCGATGGCCATTGGTGCAATCGGATGTATGGGAAGTTCATTTGTCAATTTTGTGCTGTTTAAAAAATTAAAAATCGGTAATTCAGGAAAAGCTTTCGCTGTCGCGGTAGAACCCCTTACACAAATCGACACGATTGCACAATATCCGATTCAACTCTACGGCACCAATGCAATCATCGGTATGGTCAATGGCTTATTTATTACCTATATGGGCATCATGGTCAATCAACCCGGCATGGCGACCCCCATTGCTGGCCCAATTGTAGCCCTAGGTTTCAACAAATTGTTACCGACTCTTATTACCATTATCGTTGTTGCACTGATCAGTATCATCCTTAGCATATTTATCGGAACATTCATCAATAAAAAACACAGTCCTTTCAACATCCATGTGCCTCGCATTAAACAACAAACCAATTAA
- a CDS encoding Rho termination factor N-terminal domain-containing protein: MTYKDDEIENGSMDFPLEWTDFSFDQSEVFSETSIVTLMNNYKIKDIKALCKKHGIKGYSSMNKAEMLEHFILELVTPEYIYEEMMKMSDLQKLLLFIAADIDLIQRGVITAIEVPDTFLMFKRRLSPDPEAEVEVIVPDEIVDLVLNVIQKNSAFRKIAEAYRMVTASANLYGVLTLKQLQVIYETYLGEQMQLIKIEKWLNDIHLVNPDFKAYRVVNGLIVSTGIQLEDMELVDYISHAIYYMPKTKAELLAYEDTFFGIEEALQYELMDWFLSHIDDSRVLGLHVSQFVTEVLLLLKHLPDKNVITPIIQDFVEQGFLKKSQEQKVIEKFEAVYQTMPNWFYHGYTYDAYQKLGQKDNKGVNNVIDFYQYLQNKK; this comes from the coding sequence ATGACGTATAAAGATGACGAAATAGAAAATGGTTCGATGGACTTCCCACTAGAGTGGACTGACTTTTCATTTGATCAATCTGAAGTGTTTAGTGAGACGTCGATCGTAACGCTTATGAACAATTATAAGATTAAAGATATTAAAGCATTGTGTAAAAAACATGGCATTAAAGGTTATTCCAGTATGAACAAGGCAGAAATGTTAGAGCACTTTATTCTTGAGTTGGTGACGCCGGAATATATCTATGAGGAAATGATGAAAATGTCGGATTTACAAAAGCTATTGCTTTTCATCGCGGCAGATATCGATCTGATTCAAAGAGGGGTCATCACAGCAATTGAGGTCCCTGATACATTCCTTATGTTCAAACGTCGACTCTCACCTGATCCTGAGGCTGAGGTTGAAGTCATCGTTCCTGATGAAATTGTAGACCTTGTTTTAAATGTGATACAGAAAAACAGTGCATTTAGAAAAATAGCGGAAGCCTACCGTATGGTGACTGCAAGTGCGAATTTATATGGCGTACTGACCTTGAAACAATTACAAGTCATATATGAAACGTATTTAGGCGAGCAAATGCAATTGATTAAAATAGAAAAATGGTTAAATGATATTCATCTGGTGAATCCTGATTTTAAAGCCTATCGTGTCGTCAATGGGTTGATTGTAAGTACAGGTATACAACTTGAAGATATGGAATTAGTGGATTATATTTCGCATGCGATCTATTATATGCCTAAAACTAAAGCGGAGTTACTCGCCTACGAGGATACATTTTTTGGCATTGAAGAGGCGCTACAATATGAGCTTATGGACTGGTTTTTGTCTCATATTGATGATTCGCGTGTATTGGGCTTACATGTCAGTCAGTTTGTGACTGAAGTGTTACTCTTGTTAAAACATTTGCCGGACAAAAATGTGATTACACCAATCATTCAAGATTTTGTTGAGCAAGGTTTTCTGAAAAAGAGTCAAGAACAAAAAGTGATTGAAAAATTTGAAGCCGTATATCAAACGATGCCTAATTGGTTTTATCACGGTTATACGTATGATGCGTATCAAAAGCTTGGTCAAAAAGACAACAAAGGGGTTAATAACGTGATAGACTTTTATCAATACCTACAAAATAAAAAGTAA